DNA from Onthophagus taurus isolate NC chromosome 2, IU_Otau_3.0, whole genome shotgun sequence:
ttatatatcagACTGTTTATCCAAACTGCGATGGATAATGTCAAAGAACAAGTTTCATTACGAAACCATTCTCTATCACTTATGACAGCCGATTAAGTTTATAGCTATAATAATAAGAATCATATTTAGTTCTTCTCGAGTTTCGTTAGGCagttcatttattatttcaagtAGATTggatattttatataaaatatttattggtttttaattattcattgaatttctttcgttttgacttctttcaaatatatttttatcacaTGATGATGATCTTCATAGAACAATATGCTGCTATAAAATGCTATACAATATATTCAAACATCATATTCTACATGATTTCCTTACTGTTCTTTTCGttgtttttcatctttttaaaCTATAGGCTCCATTTGAAGATGGTATTATTAACGAAAGCTTGCTGAGTGTTGAATCACCATTTGACATGATTTAAGAGATAGGCAACCAAACATACACACAGCGTATTCTCTAGCTTATtacctaaattaattaaaattaaaataagtataaataaatatttttatttttgttaaagattgttaaaaaatgacaACAGAAAGATGTCGTGTTATTCGAAGATTAAATGTCAGATTATGATGTTAACGGCAGACTCAGCCACTTCTTCATCCTATCTTAATTCGATATCTTTTTCTGCCTGACTTAAAATATTCCGATCCATTCATTTGTGATCACCACAATGTCGATACCTTGTCATCGCCATATCCATCTTATCCAATGTATTAGTTGTACTGaagtttagaattaacccacAATAACTCCTTATGGTGCAATCTATTTCTGAACTCATCGATTTTCTATGAACGTACATTTTTCTAGCCAAAGGGTCTAGTTTAATTTTGTCATAAGGCTTTATAtgcaattttgttttcatttaatacatGTTACAGTTCAATGGTAGTTTATTGAATCTTGATTTCAACCTTTGCCAAATACTTTTTTTGGCAGCaatcattatatttttttttagtaaaaagtAGTCATTCTGcagtgttttttttaattaacagcTGACGATTTTCTATCATTATATATAGTACCTATAGAATTAGTAactattttgaacaaaatattcataaatcttaaaaatcaataaaagtatcttaattttaataaataaatatttttttttatttttaggctATTCCTTTCTTGGCTGATTTCAAACTCCAAATTATTATAACACCAAACAATGGatattgtttttgattatttaacaCACACGATGGAAGCAACGGCAAATATTTCCACCTATTGTCATgaactttataattatttgataTATGATTTAGCAggtaaatgtttttaattcgatttttttctgtattaattaattctgtaacatttattttagatCCAAGAACAAATGATTGGTATTTAGTTAAACACCCCGTCGTTTTTCCAATTGTCATGAtctatttatttgtaattttaagaGTAATACCGAGATTTATGAAACATCGAAAACCGTTTGAATTGAAATCAGTGCTAATCGttcataattttcttcaagttttaattagCATAATTATAGTAGCTATAGTAAGTTATTttgtaacatatttttataataaataaatatgtttaatataaattttagggTGTAACAGGAGGATATTTCACCCAAACCAACTTTAGATGCCAACCAGTTGATAATTCTTATAGCAAACATGCTGTTTTTGTACGtattaataatcattaattcttaaaaacatttttagtaatttcttttacttcaaatttttttgcagATGATGATAGGATGTTACGCATATTATCTAGCGAAATATACTGAATTATTAGATACAGTTTTCTTCGCACTCAGGAAAAAGAACAATCAAATCACGTTTTTGCATCTTTATCATCATTCTGTGATGCCAATGATTAGCTGGGGTGCCACTAAATATTATCCTGGCGGTCATGGAACTTTTATTGGTATGGTTAATTCTATGGTACACATCGTTATGTACACGTATTATTTAATATCCGCAATGGGACCAAAATATCAGAAGTTTTTATGgtggaaaaaatatattacaacAATACAATTGGTATGTattgaaatttattcaaaatgattaaggatttatttttatgtgtgtttctagcttcaatttggtttaattttcgTTCATCACATGCAACTTCTCTTCTATGATTGTGGTTATCCTAGATGGGTAACAATTCTGATCATGCCAAACGCattcttcttttattacttattctCTGACTTCTACAACAAAGCTTACTCGGCTAAGAAGAAGCTTACAGCAGTTAATGGTGTAGCCAAAATAGAACACGCTAAAGGTTACAAAGAAACTAACAAAGCAAACGACGTACTCAACGGAGACATTGCTAAGAAATCTTTGTAGTGGATAGAAAATGTTcctattattttataacaaaaatatgatttaattaatgataatttaaGTATTAGTATATGCGAAAGTGTGATgagaaataaatatgttaatattatataatattaacattaaagTTCCGTTGTTATATACCTTTTAGAACGCATAGTTTTTAAATGGCTGtgtgtattaaataaaaagtaatagaatttgaataaaaacatggtcaatttgaaattttgatacagTTTACTGTGTTAGAATTAAGCCGTAACAAACACGCAATTTAGAGCTCAATTGTTAAGGTAGAATATTTGTTAGTAGGATCGtattatgtaaaattaaagtcaattatctcaataataaaaattgtagtatATGCAACagattgtaattatttttaatcacttaAATTGTGTACTTTCAGGTGTGAACCAactaaagttttaaaaattaccgtaataaaattatataaacttttctaACGactacatttaattttataactttttgtgtaattttgcTTTATTAAGCAAGTGTAAAAGAAGTTGCCTAAAATTCATTAATCATATAGTAATTGTATactaattgtaattttaataccTAGAATTCTAAATAACTATTCACGAATGTATTAATGAATGTATGTATTAACAAACCattaaataactatttctTCATAAACTTCTAAACTTCTAAACTTCTAAAGCTATAATTCAATAATGAATTACAAGCCATTTGTTTACCTGAGCACAATTAACTAACAATAtgagttaattttaatgttgatGGGAGGCACGAGCATTAATATGTTGACTTGTCAACATCGATACCTTGAACCCAACCAAAATGATTGCAAACGCGtgtaacaataataaattaattaaaatgaagcGATACATAAAACTGCATTTACATAGATATCAGCTTGTTGCTCTATAACCCAACTAAATAATATATTGCTCCAAAACTGCTCAGGTTAGATTACGAGACTTTTATGTCAAGAACTGTAATCGGAAGAGGAGTGTACTGTTAGAACAACGTATATTTAAAGGGTAAAAGCTTCCATAAATTGACGTTGTTCGTAAAAGAACATTCTCTAAGAACAACATAAAACGTACAAAAGCACGTACCTAAATAATTCTTTCATAAATCTCtataaaagacaaaaattcCAACCCCACAGACAATCAAAGACTGGACAAAAGACAGCAGATGAGGCAAAAAGATCTTAGCAACTAAGTTTATAGGTAGGAAAGAGGGAAGAGAGGAGTTAGTTTTGAAGCATATAATCTCTTTGTATAAAACAGCGATAATGATCTAATGGACACTTAATCTAGAGTAGCCCACCGTACACCTGAAAAGCTACATGGTCAAACTGTTAGACCACgttcaattgaaaaatgagGCAGTGATTTCTTCCAAATTAGAGAACATACTCTTGATTACAATTTTATGTACTTCACAAACTGAGAAGGAGTAGGAGAATGAATTATTGATGAACAATTAAGTTAAGTCAACCACAGAGTGAGATGTTAAAGACTTTTAAGTTCTAGTTGCTCTAGATAGATACTAGAAATGACCTCTGTACAGATTCCCAAGCATTTCTATGGAGCTGCAAATCGCTAAAAACCTAGGAAAGTTTTAATACTAGAACTACTTAATAGTATTTATAAATGagattcttcttctttataattttCCAATTACACCATGTacctatctttaacattcgcgatgaaaataaagatttgtgccattttttgtaaaattttgataaatcttGTTACATCTCGAAAACTCCAACAAATCTGATAGGTTAATCAAATAGATGgtgttcaatttaaatttctccaGTTGTTTCGTAATTGGCCATAATCAATTGCATGACGGGATGCAACTAAAGCCGTTCCATTTGGGTTCCATCTTATTTCCTTGATTGTTGGTTGAGAGCGGAAGTGTTAACCATCATGTAcacatattttaaatcaaacgaTCATTATGTACTATtcccatattttaatttcaatggCGTAGGAAtaatataatccataaatCTAATGAACTCCTTTCGTGGAATAAGTTTGAGTGTGTTCTTTTGGTTCTTATTATcttatacattttattatgCAGATGAGTTCAAATCtgaatcgattttaatattaccgttaacagaattaaaatcagaatttatttttttcaaattatgacTACAATTATAGAAAATTGGAATTCTTACaccttaaattattataatagcTATTATATACTATTATATCATTATCAGTTATTAGGTTTACCtttaatttcacttttttggtttattaaaCGCGCATAATTAAACCTTTAATTTcattcaattttttgaaactactttttttttattaaacctttaaaataattaagctGCGAATACGTCATGTTAGGAGAAACAAGGCCACTCAAGATATATTACACCaaacaaataatacaaaatttcttaGAAGTTTGCAGAAAAATGGAAATACCAAAATAACACTTCTATGTAGGTGTTAATTTAATAGTTAAAGACGCATTCAAACTTAAACCAATGTCTATAATGTTTGGGGAATGTGAGTCAACAAGAAAAAGATGTGAATTGCCGACAAGAGGAAGAAACATTTAGACACatatcaaaattaacttaatgtAAACACCATCAAAAGATATCAAATTCACGAAATACTGTGCTTTATAAATAATAGCGCTACACAATTTAAGATGCAAATCTTTAATTACAACATGATGTCACCTAATGCTAATGTCGtgtggaaaattttttaaacattttattttcaaataatacatttattgAGTACAGTTCTACATTCTTGTGTACAATTGACAGACACctttttttgtgtttctaTAAAAACGGCCTAACGGcaatgttaatttaataccCACTTAATTACAAAATCGACCATAAGTAAACTACAAGAACAATTAAACCTACGAAAATTGTGTCACCAATTTTTTAACCCTTCTTAACTATGTCAAAATGTTTGGAaaaacatttagtttttttcgcatttctaaatgtatttttacatGTTGCTCATATGACACTGTTACATGTAAATACTTATTTATATTTCGTAATCTAAATGAAGAGAAACATGTAGTATCAAAACACATCGGCTtataattcttttatattttctaactGTTCTATGTAGACATATCTATTAAAGCCACCAACAAAGTCAGTTACCAACGATTTCTGTCCAAATGTTTACTAAATCGCCAACGATTTTAACGATGCAAATTGATGGTTCTCGCAACTTTGAGCGCGTCATCGTTCCTACAAATCCTCTCGTTACTGCGTAAGTTAAATACACGTATGTGTACATGATATTGTTGTATCAAATCTTTGAACGTTGGACGGTCTCTCGATCTGTAATTATATAGTCGATGTTAACAACCTTTTTTTGTCATTGTGTGCTAGtggtatataattttaataatatggTACCTGGATTTAATTGGAGTGATTGGGCATGTTAATTATGGCTATTTACACAATTAAAAAAGGGTACGTAACAATggtgaaaatataaaatcagGAAAGTTAACCTGTAAGGTAGCTCTTCTTTCTTACAATACACTATGATTAACATCGGTaagatttgttaaaaaaaagccTCGGTAATCTAGATCTTCGCAATTTCTGAAAACGATATTTCTGATGACAAAGTCCCAACGGAGTTTCTGTTAAGTTTaagtaaatttcaaaattaaaatctaaaaaataaagataaagcactaaattgtaataatttattatttttaacaacacCCTACTAGATATAGTGTAACATATCTATATTTCacaaagtattttttaaataataatatctaacttttaaattataaatatgtatgactaattttattttattttaaaaaaatatttacaacacAATAGACCACTTAAAACtagcaaatattaaaaaaaattgtctttGCTCTCTAAACATACTGggataattcaaaatttgataACTAACTTGAAATTACATGAAGCAAAACGCCAACAAGAGTCATTCAAATCCTACCATATCATTTTGAATCACCTATCTACTCGTTCTTTAAAAGTAACCGAAAGACTcccttaaattctatataatattaattaaattaattagtttttaatccATCCTTTTCTTTTAACGTTGTCGTTATATTTTTGGGATCGCTATGGGTGCCGTTTTCAATCAATTTTGGTTTCTTTTTATAAGCCTTTCTGTAGAAATcactaaataaatataaaaatatggcAACGTTTCCAACAAAGAAAAAGGTTAAGGCTTTAGGTAACTTGCAATCCATAATAACAAGTGCAGATAGGTATGCTAACATAATGCAGAATTGAccctaaaattaaaacgagaATAAACGTGGAAAATGtaattactatttttatacTCACCAACTGAATCCATGTCATATACTTCTTCCACCATAAGTATTTTTGATATTGCGGTCCTAAAGCAGCGattaaataataagaataCATAACAATATGTACGGAAGTGTTTAAAAATCCAATAAATATCATTTGTTCAGCTATAACACAAATGCAATTAGTTAAGATTATAaagtaattgttttaatattacctggtaataattttagataacaCCACGAAAAGAACGTCATAATCGAATGATGATAAACGTGCAAAAACGTAACTTGAGATTGTTTCTTTCTTAAAACGAAAAAGACAGTATCCAAAAGTTCGactatttttgagaaaaagtaCCACCAAGCTGCTGTTGAAAcctatttaaaacataatttaccatttaataaaatacctataacaaaattattaaacattacCTGTAATTTATAAGGAAATGATTCCGAAGTTGAGCAACTAGATACAATATTATACATAATTCcttctttaaaaatcattacgTTACTACACAACCAAAGGCTAAATACTACTTGATAAGCATTATATGCTAtaagagaattttttaaatcaaaaggttttctatttttcattaatttcggTCCAAGATATAATACgaaataaagataaagaatTAATATGGAAACTACAGGAAGCGGCGATTTCATAAAGAGCCAACTGTCTACTAAAGGATctgaaagataaaaaataaaaaaataaaatttatcgaATATTAAAACAGTTCCGCATTCAGGTCGTAAAAGTTAACCAAGATATAAGCATTGAATGGCTGTCATTAAAACACTTATGGCAAAATCTAATTAACAAAACAGTTCAAATCGTATGTGTAATTACCTTTCTTCGCATCCAAGACCTCATTGTAATTGTCGACCATCATATGCATAAAGGACGACATACTGACctgcaaaatcaaaaataaaaacgctATTTTAATCCATTAAACATAGCTGatcgaaaaagaaaattcatcatatatacaaaaaaaaaagaaacgaaaagaGAAAGTATG
Protein-coding regions in this window:
- the LOC111426005 gene encoding very long chain fatty acid elongase AAEL008004-like; translated protein: MDIVFDYLTHTMEATANISTYCHELYNYLIYDLADPRTNDWYLVKHPVVFPIVMIYLFVILRVIPRFMKHRKPFELKSVLIVHNFLQVLISIIIVAIGVTGGYFTQTNFRCQPVDNSYSKHAVFMMIGCYAYYLAKYTELLDTVFFALRKKNNQITFLHLYHHSVMPMISWGATKYYPGGHGTFIGMVNSMVHIVMYTYYLISAMGPKYQKFLWWKKYITTIQLLQFGLIFVHHMQLLFYDCGYPRWVTILIMPNAFFFYYLFSDFYNKAYSAKKKLTAVNGVAKIEHAKGYKETNKANDVLNGDIAKKSL
- the LOC111425987 gene encoding very long chain fatty acid elongase 7-like yields the protein MSSFMHMMVDNYNEVLDAKKDPLVDSWLFMKSPLPVVSILILYLYFVLYLGPKLMKNRKPFDLKNSLIAYNAYQVVFSLWLCSNVMIFKEGIMYNIVSSCSTSESFPYKLQVSTAAWWYFFSKIVELLDTVFFVLRKKQSQVTFLHVYHHSIMTFFSWCYLKLLPAEQMIFIGFLNTSVHIVMYSYYLIAALGPQYQKYLWWKKYMTWIQLGQFCIMLAYLSALVIMDCKLPKALTFFFVGNVAIFLYLFSDFYRKAYKKKPKLIENGTHSDPKNITTTLKEKDGLKTN